The Myxococcota bacterium genome has a segment encoding these proteins:
- a CDS encoding sulfate adenylyltransferase, producing the protein MTTPNAELVPVHGGLDALVDRTVPLKQRAAFLAEAASLPRLRVTNADLSTVYRIADGALSPLEGPMKRDAWHRVLDEQVVLSKGGRYAWTIPLSFPATDDEASALAGARAAAVVNEAGDVVGILDGPEVFDWDKAKYVAAVYGTERIDHPGGRMVTNDARGKLVGGALRALPQPRNREYGEYMLSPRVVRALVADRKYEAALAFQTRNPLHRAHEYALVWAGEYLTKQGLYTGIFLNPLMGELKGDDVPAAMRMRCYRKLHGDRLLGQGDQQPEIWEKAGYPLADVFELVGLDIKMFYGGPREAVMHGIYRQNYGFSHLIIGRKHADAPYEDGSAIWGDFDAQEIFQQLKGDLRIGTVNVGFAAFYESLGRVDLTENHPDEKPVSVSGTKVREQLKGGERPDPRIMRPEIADILIEAYRD; encoded by the coding sequence GTGACGACCCCGAACGCCGAACTGGTTCCCGTGCACGGCGGCCTCGACGCCCTCGTCGACCGCACCGTTCCCCTGAAGCAGCGCGCCGCCTTCCTCGCCGAGGCCGCGTCGCTCCCGCGGCTGCGGGTCACGAATGCCGACCTCTCCACCGTCTATCGGATCGCCGACGGCGCGCTGTCGCCGCTCGAGGGTCCGATGAAGCGCGACGCGTGGCACCGCGTGCTCGACGAGCAGGTCGTCCTCTCGAAGGGCGGCCGCTATGCGTGGACGATCCCGCTGTCGTTCCCGGCGACGGACGACGAGGCCTCGGCGCTCGCGGGCGCGCGCGCCGCGGCAGTCGTGAACGAGGCGGGTGACGTCGTGGGGATCCTCGACGGGCCCGAGGTGTTCGACTGGGACAAGGCCAAGTACGTGGCCGCCGTCTACGGCACGGAGCGCATCGACCATCCGGGCGGCCGCATGGTGACGAACGACGCGCGCGGCAAGCTCGTCGGCGGCGCGCTGCGCGCGCTGCCGCAGCCGCGCAACCGCGAGTACGGCGAGTACATGCTGTCGCCGCGCGTCGTGCGCGCGCTCGTCGCCGACCGCAAGTACGAGGCGGCGCTCGCGTTCCAGACGCGCAACCCGCTCCACCGCGCCCACGAGTACGCGCTCGTGTGGGCGGGCGAGTACCTCACGAAGCAGGGGCTCTACACGGGCATCTTCCTCAACCCGCTGATGGGCGAGCTCAAGGGCGACGACGTGCCCGCCGCGATGCGCATGCGCTGCTATCGCAAGCTCCACGGCGACCGCCTGCTCGGGCAGGGCGACCAGCAGCCCGAGATCTGGGAGAAGGCGGGCTACCCGCTCGCCGACGTCTTCGAGCTCGTCGGCCTCGACATCAAGATGTTCTACGGCGGGCCCAGGGAGGCGGTGATGCACGGCATCTATCGCCAGAACTACGGCTTCAGCCACCTGATCATCGGACGCAAGCACGCCGACGCGCCGTACGAGGACGGGAGCGCCATCTGGGGCGACTTCGATGCCCAGGAGATCTTCCAGCAGCTGAAGGGCGACCTGCGGATCGGCACCGTGAACGTCGGCTTCGCCGCGTTCTACGAATCGCTCGGGCGCGTCGATCTCACCGAGAACCACCCGGACGAGAAGCCGGTGAGCGTGAGCGGCACGAAGGTGCGCGAGCAGCTGAAGGGCGGCGAGCGCCCCGACCCGCGCATCATGCGGCCCGAGATCGCCGACATCCTGATCGAGGCGTACCGCGACTAG
- a CDS encoding Rrf2 family transcriptional regulator, with product MRLSRQARYAVIGLFDIAYNGHGHAVQVRVIGERQGIPTRFLEQIFQRLRKGGLVEGKRGPGGGYRLARDPAEVDLRAIVEAVEGPLAAGGDAVARPPRGRAAQAGLAAGGTRADRGPSFLWPELAEELAEVLAATTLEDLCRRAARAGVPRELLPGYEYQI from the coding sequence ATGCGCCTCTCGCGACAAGCGCGCTATGCGGTGATCGGCCTGTTCGACATCGCGTACAACGGGCACGGCCACGCGGTCCAGGTGCGCGTGATCGGGGAACGGCAGGGCATCCCCACGCGCTTCCTCGAGCAGATCTTCCAGCGCCTCCGCAAGGGCGGGCTGGTCGAGGGCAAGCGCGGCCCGGGCGGCGGCTACCGGCTCGCGCGCGACCCGGCCGAAGTCGACCTGCGCGCGATCGTCGAGGCGGTGGAAGGGCCGCTCGCGGCGGGCGGCGATGCGGTCGCGCGGCCGCCGCGCGGGCGGGCCGCGCAGGCCGGGCTCGCCGCCGGCGGGACGCGGGCCGACCGCGGCCCGTCGTTCCTCTGGCCGGAGCTCGCCGAGGAGCTCGCCGAGGTCCTCGCCGCCACGACGCTCGAGGACCTGTGCCGGCGCGCGGCGCGCGCGGGCGTGCCGCGCGAGCTGCTGCCCGGCTACGAGTACCAGATCTGA
- a CDS encoding ABC-F family ATP-binding cassette domain-containing protein, which translates to MLLRLASLERSIAGRALFAGVDLDVRAGDRICVVGPNGAGKSTLLRIAAGLDAADGGEVVVPRGVRVGLLRQEIDPRRATSVRDEAATALAHLDALEAEMRALERAIAEGGGDVDESLAERYDAASARFHHADGFARDARVDAVLEGLGFDGAARARPLSSFSGGWLMRVELAKLLLSEPDVLLLDEPTNHLDLPAIEWFESVLDGFAGAVVAISHDRAFLRRQARRIAELDGLGHCTVYEHDYDGYLRERERRREERLALRARQDRQIAHLEQFVDRFRAKATKARQAQSRLKAIDRIERVEIEPEGPRGPRLRIPEPPRSGRVVLELEGVAKRYGDQVVYDGLDFAIERGERVALVGPNGAGKSTLLRIAAGALAFDAGERALGHNVETAYFAQHQLEALDARRTILEELGADASLADHARLRGHLGAFLFSGDDVQKRIGVLSGGEKARVALAKMLLRPCNLLVLDEPTNHLDTSACEVLEQALASYAGTLLFVSHDRSFINAIATRIVEVRPGEIRSFPGTYDDYRARLRELERGAADPGDAAPASAPSGGAASGSAASGGAVAGAPARAVAASAPSKQERIAAREADKARQRALGSARRRLETLEGEIAACEAQLETLGHRLGDPALYAGDGDAARAVTAERDACAARCDALYRDWERAAAEIEAIEDASRDAASGEAPARR; encoded by the coding sequence GTGCTGCTCCGGCTCGCATCGCTTGAGCGGTCGATCGCCGGCCGCGCGCTCTTCGCGGGCGTCGACCTCGACGTGCGCGCGGGCGATCGCATCTGCGTCGTCGGCCCGAACGGCGCCGGCAAGTCGACGCTCCTGCGCATCGCGGCGGGGCTCGACGCGGCCGACGGCGGCGAGGTCGTCGTGCCGCGCGGCGTGCGCGTCGGCCTGCTGCGCCAGGAGATCGACCCGCGGCGCGCGACGTCGGTGCGCGACGAGGCGGCGACCGCGCTGGCCCACCTCGACGCGCTCGAGGCGGAGATGCGCGCGCTCGAGCGCGCGATCGCGGAGGGCGGCGGCGACGTCGACGAATCCCTCGCCGAGCGGTACGACGCGGCGAGCGCGCGCTTCCACCACGCCGACGGCTTCGCGCGCGACGCGCGCGTCGACGCCGTGCTCGAGGGGCTCGGGTTCGACGGCGCGGCGCGCGCGCGCCCGCTGTCGTCGTTCTCGGGCGGCTGGCTCATGCGCGTCGAGCTCGCGAAGCTCCTCCTCTCCGAGCCCGACGTGCTGCTGCTCGACGAGCCGACGAACCACCTCGACCTGCCCGCGATCGAGTGGTTCGAATCGGTGCTCGACGGCTTCGCCGGTGCGGTCGTCGCCATCTCGCACGATCGCGCCTTCCTCCGCCGCCAGGCGCGGCGCATCGCCGAGCTCGACGGGCTCGGCCACTGCACGGTGTACGAGCACGACTACGACGGCTACCTGCGCGAGCGCGAGCGCCGCCGCGAGGAGCGCCTCGCGCTGCGCGCGCGGCAGGACCGGCAGATCGCGCACCTCGAGCAGTTCGTGGATCGCTTCCGCGCGAAGGCGACGAAGGCCCGACAGGCGCAGAGCCGGCTCAAGGCGATCGATCGCATCGAGCGCGTCGAGATCGAGCCCGAGGGCCCGCGCGGGCCGCGGCTGCGCATCCCCGAGCCGCCGCGCTCGGGGCGGGTCGTGCTGGAGCTCGAGGGCGTCGCGAAGCGCTACGGCGACCAGGTGGTCTACGACGGGCTCGACTTCGCGATCGAGCGCGGCGAGCGCGTCGCGCTCGTCGGGCCGAACGGGGCCGGCAAGTCGACGCTGCTGCGGATCGCCGCGGGCGCGCTCGCCTTCGACGCGGGCGAGCGCGCGCTCGGACACAACGTCGAGACGGCCTACTTCGCGCAGCACCAGCTCGAGGCGCTCGACGCCCGCCGCACGATCCTCGAGGAGCTCGGCGCCGACGCGTCGCTCGCCGACCACGCGCGCCTGCGCGGCCACCTCGGCGCATTCCTGTTCTCGGGCGACGACGTGCAGAAGCGCATCGGCGTCCTCTCGGGCGGCGAGAAGGCGCGCGTCGCACTCGCGAAGATGCTGCTGCGCCCGTGCAACCTGCTCGTGCTCGACGAGCCGACGAACCACCTCGACACGTCCGCCTGCGAGGTGCTCGAGCAGGCGCTCGCGAGCTATGCGGGCACCCTGCTCTTCGTGTCGCACGACCGCAGCTTCATCAACGCCATCGCGACGCGCATCGTCGAGGTGCGCCCCGGCGAGATCCGCTCCTTCCCCGGCACGTACGACGACTATCGCGCGCGGCTGCGCGAGCTCGAGCGCGGCGCGGCCGACCCGGGCGACGCAGCACCCGCGAGCGCGCCGAGCGGCGGCGCGGCGAGCGGCAGCGCGGCGAGCGGCGGCGCGGTGGCGGGCGCGCCGGCCCGCGCTGTGGCCGCCTCCGCGCCCAGCAAGCAGGAGCGCATCGCGGCGCGCGAGGCCGACAAGGCCCGGCAGCGGGCGCTCGGCTCCGCGCGGCGCCGGCTCGAGACGCTCGAGGGCGAGATCGCGGCGTGCGAGGCGCAGCTCGAGACGCTCGGACATCGCCTCGGCGACCCCGCGCTCTACGCGGGAGACGGCGACGCCGCGCGCGCCGTGACGGCGGAGCGCGATGCCTGCGCGGCGCGCTGCGACGCGCTCTATCGCGACTGGGAGCGCGCGGCCGCCGAGATCGAAGCGATCGAGGACGCCTCGCGCGACGCCGCGAGCGGCGAAGCGCCCGCGCGACGCTAG
- a CDS encoding VacB/RNase II family 3'-5' exoribonuclease, protein MLRLLASGGGAPWNPRKLLIRLGAHSEMKRLRRILRELEDEGRVDRLDRGAVVLRREDGLVEGVYVPAARGARRGVVRTLAGRELRVAAEPTARGGERVLVWPRGEERGELVGIVAPGRERIVGRLVVEDGSAVIEPFGRPPRGSDAAFEHRVARGDRGGAEDGDVVEAVPVAGRGRGREDGFARVVRRLGRPGEPDADFEAVAWRYSLRTAFPEAALREAEAAVGRADEPGERLDLRALPFATIDPATARDHDDAVCVEPGERAGELRLWVAIADVAHFVPEGGALEREALRRGNSVYLPDRAIPMLPHALSSDACSLVPDVDRLVLACELVLGPEADVRDARFHRAILRSRARLAYEEAAALMESRDGAPALDDALRASIARLAEAAERLRARRLREGSIELELPEPVVVLDGDGMPIDARRAERTVAHRAIEEAMLAANRAVARWLDAQDVRVPHRVHAPPADRALATLADLLARSGLLARAAEGPLERGELVAALAAAVGTPLERLVHWTALRSMKQARYSTESEGHYALGFEHYLHFTSPIRRVADLFVHRAVHRVLAGRAAPGDEDERVERACVRASVCERIAQQAERSAREVKQAALLASRIGDELDAHVTGLIDGAIFATLDAPCVEGMLDAARLGAGFALASDGLALVAERSGRRIALGDAIRVRVEEVDAFRGRVRFGPPRAPARA, encoded by the coding sequence GTGCTGCGCCTGCTCGCGAGCGGCGGTGGCGCGCCGTGGAATCCGCGCAAGCTCCTGATCCGACTCGGCGCGCACAGCGAGATGAAGCGCCTCCGCCGCATCCTGCGCGAGCTCGAGGACGAGGGCCGCGTCGATCGTCTCGACCGCGGCGCCGTCGTGCTGCGGCGCGAGGACGGACTCGTCGAGGGCGTCTACGTGCCCGCCGCGCGAGGCGCGCGCCGGGGTGTCGTCCGCACGCTCGCCGGCCGCGAGCTGCGCGTCGCGGCCGAGCCCACGGCGCGCGGCGGCGAGCGCGTGCTCGTGTGGCCGCGCGGCGAGGAGCGCGGCGAGCTCGTCGGCATCGTGGCGCCGGGGAGGGAGCGCATCGTCGGGCGGCTCGTCGTCGAGGACGGCAGCGCGGTGATCGAGCCCTTCGGGCGCCCCCCGCGCGGCAGCGATGCCGCCTTCGAGCACCGCGTCGCGCGCGGCGATCGAGGCGGGGCCGAAGACGGCGACGTCGTGGAGGCCGTTCCGGTCGCGGGCCGCGGGCGCGGACGCGAGGACGGCTTCGCGCGCGTCGTGCGACGGCTCGGCCGTCCGGGCGAGCCCGACGCCGACTTCGAGGCCGTCGCGTGGCGCTACTCGCTGCGCACCGCGTTTCCCGAGGCCGCGCTGCGCGAGGCCGAGGCGGCCGTCGGGCGCGCCGACGAGCCCGGCGAGCGCCTCGACCTGCGTGCGCTCCCGTTCGCGACGATCGACCCGGCGACCGCGCGCGACCACGACGACGCCGTCTGCGTCGAGCCGGGCGAGCGCGCGGGCGAGCTGCGGCTGTGGGTCGCGATCGCCGACGTCGCGCACTTCGTGCCGGAGGGCGGGGCGCTCGAGCGCGAGGCGCTGCGGCGCGGCAACAGCGTCTACCTGCCCGATCGCGCGATCCCCATGCTCCCGCACGCGCTCTCGAGCGACGCCTGCTCGCTCGTCCCCGACGTCGACCGCCTCGTGCTCGCGTGCGAGCTCGTGCTCGGCCCCGAGGCCGACGTGCGCGACGCGCGCTTCCACCGCGCGATCCTCCGCAGCCGCGCGCGCCTCGCGTACGAGGAAGCCGCGGCGCTGATGGAATCGCGCGACGGCGCGCCCGCGCTCGACGACGCGCTGCGCGCCTCGATCGCGCGTCTCGCCGAGGCGGCCGAGCGACTGCGCGCGCGCCGCCTGCGCGAGGGCTCGATCGAGCTCGAGCTGCCCGAGCCCGTCGTCGTGCTCGATGGCGACGGCATGCCGATCGACGCGCGGCGCGCCGAGCGGACCGTCGCGCACCGCGCGATCGAGGAGGCGATGCTGGCGGCGAACCGCGCGGTCGCGCGCTGGCTCGATGCGCAGGACGTCCGCGTGCCGCACCGCGTGCACGCGCCGCCGGCCGACCGCGCCCTCGCGACGCTCGCCGATCTGCTCGCGCGCTCGGGGCTCCTCGCGCGCGCGGCGGAGGGGCCGCTCGAGCGCGGCGAGCTCGTCGCGGCGCTCGCGGCCGCGGTCGGGACGCCGCTCGAGCGGCTGGTGCACTGGACGGCGCTCCGCTCCATGAAGCAGGCGCGATATTCCACAGAGAGCGAGGGGCACTACGCGCTCGGCTTCGAGCACTACCTGCACTTCACGTCGCCGATCCGCCGCGTCGCCGACCTCTTCGTGCACCGCGCCGTGCACCGCGTGCTCGCCGGGCGCGCCGCGCCCGGCGACGAGGACGAGCGCGTCGAGCGCGCGTGCGTGCGCGCGTCGGTGTGCGAGCGCATCGCGCAGCAGGCCGAGCGCAGCGCGCGCGAGGTGAAGCAGGCCGCGCTGCTCGCGTCGCGCATCGGCGACGAGCTCGACGCGCACGTGACCGGGCTGATCGACGGCGCGATCTTCGCGACGCTCGACGCGCCGTGCGTCGAGGGCATGCTCGACGCGGCGCGCCTCGGCGCGGGCTTCGCGCTCGCGTCCGACGGGCTCGCGCTCGTCGCGGAGCGCTCGGGTCGTCGCATCGCCCTCGGCGACGCGATCCGCGTGCGCGTCGAGGAGGTCGACGCCTTCCGCGGGCGCGTGCGCTTCGGACCGCCGCGCGCACCCGCGCGCGCCTAG
- a CDS encoding glycosyltransferase, whose product MRVALVHDWLTGMRGGERCLERIAGLYPDADVFTLVHVRGATSPAIERHAIRASGLSRLPGAARHYRKLLPLFPAAIERFDLRAYDLVVSTSHAVAKGVRTEPDQPHLSYCLTPMRYVWDQADAYLGRGLRRALAAPLVARLRRFDVATSTPARVTRFVAISTCVAERIATHYGRSARVVFPPVEVGRFAMGPAEREDFDLLVGGFVPYKREALAVEAYRGTARRLVVAGDGPLRDRVAARAPRNVQFVGRVADAALAELMRRARCLVYPQLEDFGIAAVEAQASGTPVVAFRAGGALDTVIEGETGVFFDAPTPASLRDALERLDRLRDRGALAPGAIRAHALAFGPERFERELRAEIASAIADARPERAKGSDAGSDPGNGPGRDPGRAR is encoded by the coding sequence GTGCGCGTCGCGCTCGTCCACGACTGGCTGACCGGGATGCGCGGGGGCGAGCGCTGCCTCGAGCGCATCGCGGGCCTGTACCCGGACGCCGATGTGTTCACGCTCGTGCACGTGCGCGGCGCGACCTCGCCCGCGATCGAACGTCACGCGATCCGCGCGAGCGGGCTGTCGCGGCTGCCGGGCGCCGCGCGGCACTACCGCAAGCTCCTGCCGCTCTTCCCCGCCGCGATCGAGCGCTTCGACCTGCGCGCCTACGACCTCGTCGTCTCGACGAGCCATGCGGTCGCGAAGGGCGTGCGCACGGAGCCCGACCAGCCGCACCTCTCCTACTGCCTCACGCCGATGCGGTACGTGTGGGACCAGGCCGACGCGTACCTCGGGCGCGGGCTGCGGCGCGCCCTCGCGGCGCCGCTCGTCGCGCGGCTGCGGCGCTTCGACGTCGCGACCTCGACCCCCGCGCGCGTGACGCGCTTCGTCGCGATCTCGACGTGCGTGGCCGAGCGCATCGCCACCCACTACGGGCGCTCGGCGCGCGTCGTCTTCCCGCCCGTCGAGGTCGGCCGCTTCGCAATGGGCCCTGCGGAGCGGGAGGACTTCGACCTGCTCGTCGGCGGCTTCGTGCCGTACAAGCGCGAGGCGCTCGCCGTCGAGGCGTACCGCGGCACCGCGCGCCGCCTCGTCGTCGCCGGAGACGGGCCGCTCCGCGACCGCGTCGCCGCCCGCGCGCCGCGCAACGTCCAGTTCGTGGGACGCGTCGCGGACGCCGCCCTCGCCGAGCTGATGCGGCGCGCGCGCTGCCTCGTGTATCCGCAGCTCGAGGACTTCGGGATCGCCGCCGTCGAGGCGCAGGCGAGCGGGACGCCGGTCGTCGCATTCCGCGCAGGCGGCGCCCTCGACACGGTGATCGAGGGGGAGACCGGCGTGTTCTTCGACGCGCCGACGCCGGCGTCGCTGCGCGATGCACTCGAGCGTCTCGATCGGCTGCGCGATCGCGGCGCCCTCGCGCCGGGCGCGATCCGTGCGCACGCGCTCGCCTTCGGGCCCGAGCGCTTCGAACGCGAGCTGCGCGCGGAGATCGCCTCGGCGATCGCGGATGCCCGGCCGGAGCGCGCGAAGGGGAGCGACGCCGGGAGCGACCCCGGGAACGGCCCCGGGCGCGACCCCGGGCGCGCTCGCTAG
- a CDS encoding Mov34/MPN/PAD-1 family protein, protein MSDDSFDIRAPARTGSSIHSCDERGAHIEVRAELAPVRLSGLLVNELCMHALEAVPEECCGLITGAADQRFRDVHRCRNEMTARHRAEPDVYARDGREAYWMNELDYLHVQERAEEKGDRVTAVYHSHVGAGVYLSEMDQQFANAPLFPFPDAVQIVLAVWDGRVTHAGIFERDPRTRGFVGAPLALGNA, encoded by the coding sequence GTGAGCGACGACTCCTTCGACATCCGCGCGCCGGCGCGCACGGGCTCCTCGATCCACTCGTGCGACGAGCGCGGCGCGCACATCGAGGTGCGCGCCGAGCTCGCGCCGGTCCGGCTCTCCGGGCTGCTCGTCAACGAGCTGTGCATGCACGCGCTCGAGGCCGTTCCCGAGGAGTGCTGCGGGCTCATCACCGGCGCCGCCGACCAGCGCTTCCGCGACGTGCACCGCTGCCGCAACGAGATGACGGCGCGCCACCGCGCCGAGCCGGACGTCTACGCGCGCGACGGGCGCGAGGCCTACTGGATGAACGAGCTCGACTACCTGCACGTCCAGGAGCGCGCCGAGGAGAAGGGCGATCGCGTGACGGCCGTGTACCACTCGCACGTCGGCGCGGGCGTGTACCTCTCGGAGATGGACCAGCAGTTCGCGAACGCGCCGCTCTTCCCGTTCCCCGACGCCGTGCAGATCGTCCTCGCGGTATGGGACGGGCGCGTCACGCACGCCGGCATCTTCGAGCGCGATCCGCGGACGCGCGGCTTCGTCGGGGCGCCGCTCGCGCTCGGCAACGCCTGA
- the lon gene encoding endopeptidase La yields MSDRERDPNEEGQEESAPQARQAIVDANAERIEVPGVLPVLPVRDIVLYPGGTIPLQIGRPRSLAALEAAARPEAGGLLVIATQYDPATEEPLLHDLYPVGTIARVVRVVEPREGGRQALVIGVARARLVDLAGFEPSLRARIEAVPDAPIETPEGHAVWRRVAALAERVIELRDDMPDEWKQFLSGIPSGGLLADLVASNLPLSRDDKAQLLTQTDPVARLRRVEAALEREVTIAETQRALRSESELEGADPRERERTLRRRMREIQDEIGEGDGGLREVDQLREKLDAKELPDDVRAAAERELKRLSAMPQQAPDRHMLRTYLEWIADLPWLDETEDAIDLARARQVLDEDHHGLDEVKRRILEFLAVRKLAPDTKAPILCLVGPPGVGKTSLGRSVARTMGRKFARASLGGVRDEAEIRGHRRTYVGAMPGRIVQSLRRAGSRNPVFLLDEIDKLGADFRGDPSSALLEVLDPEQNTTFSDHYLDLPFDLSRALFIATANTLATIPGPLLDRMEVIEIPGYTERDKLRIARDFLVPKQREDHGLSPEQVSIDDAALDRLVREYTREAGVRNLERRIATLMRKAAHRIAANGPTERVAIDAAFVGEALGAPPHQPETAERTTVPGVAVGLAATAHGGDILFIESSFTPGGKGLRLRLTGQLGDVMRESAEAALSWVRANAPALGIPETALEPGEIHLHVPAGATPKDGPSAGVALVTCLVSLLKKQCVRGTVAATGEISLRGRVLPVGGIKSKLLAAARAGIDTIVIPRRNEKDLAEIPADVLERLEIRPADTIEDVLAVTLPG; encoded by the coding sequence TTGAGCGACCGGGAACGCGACCCGAACGAGGAAGGCCAGGAGGAGTCGGCACCGCAGGCGCGTCAGGCGATCGTCGACGCGAACGCCGAGCGCATCGAGGTGCCGGGCGTCCTGCCCGTCCTGCCGGTTCGCGACATCGTCCTCTATCCGGGCGGCACCATTCCGCTGCAGATCGGCCGCCCGCGCTCGCTCGCGGCGCTCGAGGCCGCGGCCCGCCCGGAGGCGGGCGGCCTGCTCGTGATCGCCACGCAGTACGACCCCGCGACCGAGGAACCTCTCCTCCACGATCTCTATCCCGTCGGCACCATCGCGCGCGTCGTGCGCGTCGTGGAGCCGCGCGAGGGCGGGCGCCAGGCGCTCGTGATCGGCGTCGCGCGCGCGCGGCTCGTCGACCTCGCGGGCTTCGAGCCGTCGCTGCGCGCCCGCATCGAGGCGGTTCCCGACGCGCCGATCGAGACGCCCGAGGGCCACGCCGTCTGGCGGCGCGTCGCCGCGCTCGCCGAGCGCGTGATCGAGCTCCGCGACGACATGCCCGACGAGTGGAAGCAGTTCCTGTCCGGCATCCCGAGCGGCGGGCTGCTCGCGGACCTCGTCGCCTCGAACCTGCCGCTGTCGCGCGACGACAAGGCGCAGCTCCTGACACAGACGGACCCGGTCGCGCGCCTGCGCCGCGTCGAGGCCGCGCTCGAGCGCGAGGTCACGATCGCCGAGACGCAGCGCGCGCTGCGCAGCGAGTCGGAGCTCGAAGGCGCCGACCCGCGCGAGCGCGAGCGCACGCTGCGCCGGCGGATGCGCGAGATCCAGGACGAGATCGGCGAGGGCGACGGCGGGCTGCGCGAGGTCGACCAGCTGCGCGAGAAGCTCGACGCGAAGGAGCTTCCCGACGACGTGCGCGCCGCGGCCGAGCGCGAGCTGAAACGACTGTCCGCGATGCCGCAGCAGGCGCCGGACCGCCACATGCTGCGCACCTATCTCGAGTGGATCGCGGACCTCCCGTGGCTCGACGAGACGGAGGACGCGATCGACCTCGCGCGCGCGCGGCAGGTGCTCGACGAGGACCATCACGGCCTCGACGAGGTGAAGCGACGCATCCTCGAGTTCCTCGCGGTGCGCAAGCTCGCGCCCGACACCAAGGCGCCGATCCTCTGCCTCGTCGGGCCGCCGGGCGTCGGCAAGACGTCGCTCGGCCGCTCGGTCGCGCGCACGATGGGGCGCAAGTTCGCGCGCGCCTCGCTCGGCGGCGTGCGCGACGAGGCCGAGATCCGCGGCCATCGCCGCACGTACGTCGGCGCGATGCCGGGGCGCATCGTGCAGAGCCTGCGGCGCGCCGGCTCGCGCAACCCGGTCTTCCTGCTCGACGAGATCGACAAGCTCGGCGCCGACTTCCGCGGCGACCCGTCGTCGGCGCTGCTCGAGGTGCTCGACCCGGAGCAGAACACGACGTTCAGCGACCACTACCTCGACCTGCCGTTCGACCTCTCGCGCGCGCTCTTCATCGCGACCGCGAACACGCTCGCGACGATCCCGGGGCCGCTGCTCGACCGCATGGAGGTGATCGAGATCCCCGGCTACACGGAGCGCGACAAGCTGCGCATCGCGCGCGACTTCCTCGTTCCGAAGCAGCGCGAGGACCACGGCCTCTCGCCCGAGCAGGTGTCGATCGACGACGCCGCGCTCGACCGCCTCGTGCGCGAGTACACGCGCGAGGCCGGCGTGCGGAACCTCGAGCGGCGGATCGCGACGCTGATGCGCAAGGCCGCGCACCGCATCGCCGCGAACGGGCCCACCGAGCGCGTCGCGATCGACGCGGCGTTCGTCGGCGAGGCGCTCGGCGCGCCGCCGCACCAGCCGGAGACCGCGGAGCGCACGACCGTTCCCGGCGTCGCGGTCGGGCTCGCGGCGACCGCGCACGGCGGCGACATCCTGTTCATCGAGTCGAGCTTCACGCCCGGCGGCAAGGGCCTGCGCCTGCGGCTCACGGGCCAGCTCGGCGACGTCATGCGCGAGTCGGCGGAGGCGGCGCTCTCCTGGGTGCGCGCGAACGCGCCCGCACTCGGCATCCCGGAGACGGCCCTCGAGCCGGGCGAGATCCACCTGCACGTGCCGGCCGGCGCGACGCCGAAGGACGGCCCGTCCGCCGGCGTCGCGCTCGTGACGTGCCTCGTGTCGCTGCTCAAGAAGCAGTGCGTGCGCGGGACGGTCGCCGCGACGGGCGAGATCTCGCTGCGCGGACGCGTGCTCCCGGTGGGCGGCATCAAGAGCAAGCTCCTCGCCGCCGCGCGCGCGGGCATCGACACGATCGTGATCCCGCGGCGCAACGAGAAGGATCTCGCGGAGATCCCGGCCGACGTGCTCGAGCGTCTCGAGATCCGGCCCGCCGACACGATCGAGGACGTGCTCGCGGTGACGCTCCCGGGCTAG